Genomic segment of Acidimicrobiia bacterium:
GAGATGATCGAGCTCGTCCTGACCGCACCGGTGGAGCCGGATTCGGCTCCGTGACGGGCTGCCTGCCGCAGGCTGGCGGCGGCTACGCTCAGCGGCGTGGATGGGGCAGGAAGCATCGTCGTTGTCGGGTCGATGAACATCGACATGGTCGCGTACTGCGACCGGTTTCCTGAGGACGGTGAGACGCTTGTCGGCTCGTCCTACGCGCAGGGGTTCGGGGGGAAGGGCGCGAATCAGGCGGTGATGGCGGCGCGCCTTGGCGCGACGACAAGGTTCGTCGGGTGCGTCGGCGATGATGACCTCGGGCGGGCGACCATCGACAACCTCGACGAATCCGGCATCGATGTGTCCGGCATCGGGGTCCTTGCCGGCCATGGCACGGGTGTGGCACCGATCTGGGTGAACCGTGACGGCACGAACCGCATCCTCATCATCCCCGGCGCCAACGACGCCCTCACACCGGACCATGTGACGAGCCACCTCGCCGGTCTCGATCGGGCCGCGGTTGTCGTCGGCCAGCTCGAAACGCCACAGGACGCGACGCTGGCCGCCTTCGAGTGGGCCCGGTCACACGGTGCGACGAAGGTGCTGAATCCGGCACCTGCCGCCGACCTCGATGATCGGCTGCTGGCGGCAACCGACTGGCTCATCCCGAACGAGACGGAGTTCGCCCTCCTCACCGGTGACGCACCGACGGAGGCCGCGGTGGAGCGATGGGCGCAGGAGTGGGGGTGTGGGTTCGTCGTCACCCTCGGCGCCGACGGTGTGATAGTCGCCGACGGATCGAACGCGCCGTGGAGAGAAGCGGCCCGCCAGGTCCGGGTCGTCGACACCACGGGGGCCGGAGACGCGTTCGTCGGCGGTTTCGCTGCGGGGCTCGCGGCGGGCATGTTGATCCGTGGTTGCGTGTCCCTCGGTGGGGCATGCGGGAGCCTGTCCACGACCCGGCAGGGCACCCAATCGTCGTATCCGGACCGCGCCGAGGTCGCGGATCTCGGCGTATCGGTTCCGGTGTGGTGACGGATCGGCCTCACACGCTGCCTGCGTGGGATCATCCGGTCCTGCGGTCCGTGGTCCCGGTGGTTGAGGCTGCGGAGCATGTCGAGATCAATCTTGACTCCATCGACACGGTGGCGCAATGGCTTGCGTATGAGGACTTCTCGGTTCCCCCGTCCGGCCCCCAGTTCGATGTCGGGCTGGCGGGGGATCGGCTGGTCGACTGGACCATGCTCACCGCGTCACTGAACTTCGCCTACACGGATTTCACCACCGCTGAGCGGTTCGACAGCCGCTATCGGGGACAGGCCTGGGCCGATGCCGAAGCCATGTATGCGGGCTTCAGCCGAGCGTTGGATGAGGGAATCGATGTCCTCGACGGGGCATGGATGGCACAGGTCGGGCGAGCCGAACTTGCCCGCATTCTCGACGGCACGATTGAGATCCCGATGCTCGACGAACGGGTGGTGATCCTCAACGAGATCGGAGCAACGCTCGTGGGCCGATACGGCGGAGCATTTCATCGCTTCGTCCAGTCGTGCGCACCGGCGGCGTACGCCGACGGCGATGGACTGCTCGAACGGCTCGTCGTGGAGTTCCCCCGATTCAACGATGTGAGCGACTACCGAGGTCATGCCGTGGCGTTTCACAAGCTCGCCCAGCTCGGCCTGTGGAGTCTGCACCGGACCGGTGCTGCGGTCCTCGACGATATTGGCGCACTGACCGCGTTCGCCGACTACATCGTCCCGGTCGCCTTGCGGGTGATGGGGATCCTGGAATACTCCCCGGAGCTTGCCGAGACGATCGACGCACGGGTCATCATCCCCCGCGACAGTCATCACGAGATCGAGATCAGGGCCGCCACCCTATGGGCGACCGCCGATCTCACCGAGGCGGTCAACGCCAACCGCGCCGACTCGATGCAGCTCGTCATCCCCGAGATCGACTACCGCCTCTGGAAGGCGTACCACGCCTCGTTCGCCCCCCACCACCTCACACCGACCACGATGTACTGAGGATGTACCGAGCAAGGTGTTCGCCCTTGCCGCTTGGTGTAGGACCAACCATCGACTCGCACCAGAAGTCTGCGTTGCCTTCACACGGCAGAGGTCACTGGTTCGATCCCAGTAGCGCCCACGACCGGGAACCCTTATGGGGCAAAGGTTTCCGGCGATCAGGGTCGAAGCTCCACCAAGTCGGAAGGCTCAACTGTCCGTCTGGTGTCCGTCTGAGCTTCCGATCGGAGCTGATTGGGACCAAAAACCACCGTTTCTGATACAGGCAGCGATCTGATGCGATAGCGTTGAGGCCGACATCCGTGTCCCCTTCTAGAGCGGGATGCCGCTTCGATAGTCCTCGTGTGAGCGGAGCCTCCTGAGTAGTTCGCGTCACAATGGTCTGAGACCATCCGGACGGGTGCCACGAGCGAGGGGAAGCATCATCGCGGACGTGACGAGCGCCGCGATAGCGCATGCGCTAGCTGGGACCAGAAGCAGTGCGCCTGCGGAGGGTGTGAAGCGCCCGTCGAGCACAGTGACGAGGGCCTTGGAGATGGTCAGGCCGGCAGCGCTGCCGAGCGCTACCGCAGTCAGCAGGGACACGCATGTTTCAATGTAGACAGCCTTTGCGATCGTGCTAACGGCTGTCCCTGCCGCCCGCAGCCGCATGTAGGTGGGCGCGCGGTCAAGATGCCTGCCAACGACTGCAGCCAAGAGGCTGGCCGTAGCGAGAACCAAGGCGAGTGCGGCGGCCCCGTTCACGATGCGTCTAGCCTCTCGGACGGGCTGGTTGCTCGCAGTCGTCAGGTCGATTGGCGTGCTGATCCGTGCGCCGGGGAGATGCTGGAGCGCGGCGATCCGAACAGCGTCGCGGGCTTCGTGACCGCTGGTCGCCACAAGTATTCGCCGCGTAGGCAGAGCCTGGACGACAGTAGTGGGCAGAACGCGGGGTGAGACGATGGCGTCAGCGCCTAGGCAACAGGTTCCCGGTTCCTCGTGAAGCGTCCCTGTTGTGGAGGGGGTGACGGTGAGTTGCACGCCGGCGACGTCTAGCTCGGTGATCTGGTTCTCGTGGGCTGTTGGCGCTAGGAAGACCTCGTTTGTCGAGCAGTCCTGAGCGTGCGCGATGCTCAGTTGGTTCACCTTCTGGCATTCCACGACAGCGATGGACAAGCCCGTGCGGTCGTCAGTTGCCTGGCGGAGAGGGAGGACGTCGGAGGTCGGAGAGAGATCCGTCAAGGTCTGTAGGAACGCGGCAGCGGCCGTCGGGTCGCCTGTTGCGATGTCGACGGTGATCTCGGCGCTGCCGCCATGCCAATCTGGGGAGGCTTCGACGATGTTGCCGGTTGCGTATCCATTGACCATTGTCACAAACATGACAGCGACCATGAGTCCGATACTTGGCCGGAAGGAAGCGCTGGGGTCCCAGGAGGTTGTCTTGGCAGCGAGCAGGAGTGCCGGGGACCCGGTGGAGCGTGCCACGACCCTGCTCATCGCAGCGAGCACAGTCGGCCCAATCATGGGCAGGCTGGCCATCGTGGCGGCAACGCCGATGAACGCCGCGGCCAAGAAGATCGGCGATCCTGGTTCGCCGAGCATTGCGATGGCGAGACAGGCCGTCGACGCTCCGATGACTGCTAGCGCTGCTCTTGGGCTCATGCGTGAAGCCGCGGCCCTCGAGAATACGGGCAGAGGACTCAGGATGGCCTGCCGAGCCGCAACCAATGCCGATGCGGCTGCCAGGACGGGCACCGCCACGATGACACCGGCTACGGCCCAGACGGGCGGCGTGATGTCACTCGGGAACCACGCTGCTCCGCCTATGGGGATCTGGGCTAAGGCCGGGCGAATCGCAAAGAACGCCAGTAGGCCGGTGGAAGCACCGACCAACCCGGCGAGTCCGGCCTCAAGGGCCACAACGATCGCGGTCTGCGTCTCGGTAGCGCCCACCAGCCTGAGTCCGGCTACGAGTCTCCTGCGTTGGCTCAATGAGAGCCTTGCCAGCACTCCAACTAACAGCAAGGCGGGGACGACGAGACCGGCGGCGAGCAGCAGCATTCCGAGTCGTACGGCAACTTTCGACTGCCACCACGCGTCAGCGTCGGCGGTGAGCGGGAAGTGGTCCACCTTGATCACCGAAGCGATCCGGGCCAGGTCTTGTGGTTCCCAGCTTCGGTACGCGACCAGCTCATCGGGTTCGACGAGCCCGGCCCGGGCGATATGACCCTCGGTGATCTCGCCGAGGGCGACACCAAAGTCGGGTGAAGTCCTGATAGCGTCAGCGAGAGCAGGCGAAACCACGACTGTCCCGGCGAGTGGCACGGTGTCGATGCCGACGGGAGCCGCTGCCCCTGGTTCGCTCCCGGCGAGTTCGACAACGGTGAGACGACGGCCGCCGAGCTGTGTCTCGGTGAACGCAACCAACGTCCCGAGGCCAGTGCCTGGTTCCTGCACGGATGGGACGTGTCGCTGGGCTTGCCGGACACCACGAGCAGCCACGGCGTTCTCAGCCGAGGCCACTATCAGAAGGGTGATTGTCGCCACGGCGATGGCGATGCTTGTGAACAGTGTGAGGGCCGCCGACCGTCTGATGCGGCCAATCGAAAGCCGAACGGCGACGGGGGTCATCACTGCTCGATCACCCGTCCGTCGCTAAGGCTTATGCATCGCCCCGCTACCGCAGCGGTCGGTGCGTCGTGTGTGACGACAAGGACGGCCGTGCCGTTCTCAGCGGCGAGTGAAGCGAGTTCGGACATAACCAGGGCGGCGTTCAGCGAGTCAAGCGACCCAGTCGGCTCGTCGGCGAACACGACCGCAGGTTCAATAGTCATGGCCCGCGCTATGGCGACACGCTGGGTCTCTCCACCTGACAGTTGCGCCGGGAGGGAGTGTGCTTGTTCCGCGATCCCCAGACGATCAATCCACGCGGCCGCGGTTGCATAGGCTGCGCGCCGTGTCGAGCGATTCAGAAGAAGCGGTAGGGCGACGTTCTCCATGGCCGTGAGCTCGGGGATGAGTTGACCGTGCTGGAAGACAAATCCGAACTCAGTGCGTCGCAATGTCGTCCGTCCCCGATCGGCCATCGTGTCGACCCGCTGGTCCCGGTACCACACTTGTCCTGCATCGGGGCGACGTATCCCGGCGAGAGTGTGGAGCAATGTCGACTTCCCTGAGCCACTGCGGCCCATGACCGCAACGATCTCACCAGAGCCGATGCTGACGTCGACACTGTCGACGGCTCGTGTGGTGCCGTAACTAACTGTCAGCCCCACCGCGCGCAACACCGGCCCCAGCCGAGCCCGATCTGTGGTGGGGGTAGCCACTAGTCCGTCGGATCCGTGGCTGCGACGAGATCGAGAGCCCGCCGCTGCGCCGCCGCTGCGGCGGTCACGGCCTCAGGGTTGTCGGCAACCCACTCAGACGCCAAGTCGATAGTCATCTCCTCGGCGACGACTAGGACCGGATGAGTAGCCTGGCACTTCGCATCCGCCTCTGCCATCTCGATCTCGTCTGGACCGGGCGACTCCGCTTCAGTTCCGGGCTGGATCCATCTGTCCCGTGCGATCTGTGCAGCTTGTGCGGGGTTCGCGACTTCGTATCCCGAGTCGCGCATACACGTCGCATAGGCCTCCGCTACGGTCCGCACCTCAGCGGTCTCCAGCGCTTCTGCTGCGAACTGGCGGATGCCGGAGACAACAAACTGATCGGCAAGTAGCCAATCGGCGACCGAACCGAAAGCCTGTTCCGCAGAACTGGCAACACAGCCACCGGACGGTGCGCCGATGATCCCAAAGCCGGGCACCTCGAGTTGCACCATTGGCGAGTCGTCGTCGACGAGGGCATCGAAGTACTGCGCTGGCAACTCCGGAGTCCTGCTGCCCTCCGGTGGGTAGGGTCGCACGACCGTCCGATAGCCGCTGATGGCCGCGGCCTCCGGTGTCAAGGGCGGCAGAAGACCCGAGTAGTAGACAAGTTCGTCCAAATAGAAGCCAGCTTCTTGGTCCATGTCGGCCTTCGCCTGAAAGGCAACGTAAATCGAAGGGTCGAGTCCCCTTTGCTCCAGACACGCAACGGTGGCCTCGAGCATGAAGACTGCGAGCTCACGAGGCCGTCGTCGGAGTACGTCGAGGTCTTCGTCCGTCACGGTTGGCGCACCAGCGGCGACAGCGCATCCAGCCAACGTCAACAAGCAGGCGGCGGAGGCCACAAAGCGCAGCCACCATCCGCCTGGCAAGCGACAGTTCAGCACGTATAGAAGTGGTCGATCTGGTTGTTTGAGCCAGACCCGAGCTGCGAAATGTGCTGGGTCGCCCCGACGTGCAGGACTGTACGATCGGGCCATCCTTCGGCCTCGACACCGCACACCGCTCGCGATGGGTGGTGGTTGGCGACCGACGACGTCTTGTTGTCGGTTACCGAGTAAGGGCCGCCGCCCGCTGCCGGCACGAAGTTCGTCAGCTCTGTCGTGTACCAGTACCCGTCGAAGGCGCAGAAGCGGTCGTTGGTATCGTTGCAGGTTCCATGGGCGCTCGCGGCTGCAGCCAATCCGAACGACGCGACAGCCGTTAGTGCTAGGACGACGACAATTCGACGCAACATGGGTTCTCCTTTCGTTGACGCAAGCTCATCCCGA
This window contains:
- a CDS encoding FtsX-like permease family protein; protein product: MTPVAVRLSIGRIRRSAALTLFTSIAIAVATITLLIVASAENAVAARGVRQAQRHVPSVQEPGTGLGTLVAFTETQLGGRRLTVVELAGSEPGAAAPVGIDTVPLAGTVVVSPALADAIRTSPDFGVALGEITEGHIARAGLVEPDELVAYRSWEPQDLARIASVIKVDHFPLTADADAWWQSKVAVRLGMLLLAAGLVVPALLLVGVLARLSLSQRRRLVAGLRLVGATETQTAIVVALEAGLAGLVGASTGLLAFFAIRPALAQIPIGGAAWFPSDITPPVWAVAGVIVAVPVLAAASALVAARQAILSPLPVFSRAAASRMSPRAALAVIGASTACLAIAMLGEPGSPIFLAAAFIGVAATMASLPMIGPTVLAAMSRVVARSTGSPALLLAAKTTSWDPSASFRPSIGLMVAVMFVTMVNGYATGNIVEASPDWHGGSAEITVDIATGDPTAAAAFLQTLTDLSPTSDVLPLRQATDDRTGLSIAVVECQKVNQLSIAHAQDCSTNEVFLAPTAHENQITELDVAGVQLTVTPSTTGTLHEEPGTCCLGADAIVSPRVLPTTVVQALPTRRILVATSGHEARDAVRIAALQHLPGARISTPIDLTTASNQPVREARRIVNGAAALALVLATASLLAAVVGRHLDRAPTYMRLRAAGTAVSTIAKAVYIETCVSLLTAVALGSAAGLTISKALVTVLDGRFTPSAGALLLVPASACAIAALVTSAMMLPLARGTRPDGLRPL
- a CDS encoding queuosine salvage family protein; the encoded protein is MTDRPHTLPAWDHPVLRSVVPVVEAAEHVEINLDSIDTVAQWLAYEDFSVPPSGPQFDVGLAGDRLVDWTMLTASLNFAYTDFTTAERFDSRYRGQAWADAEAMYAGFSRALDEGIDVLDGAWMAQVGRAELARILDGTIEIPMLDERVVILNEIGATLVGRYGGAFHRFVQSCAPAAYADGDGLLERLVVEFPRFNDVSDYRGHAVAFHKLAQLGLWSLHRTGAAVLDDIGALTAFADYIVPVALRVMGILEYSPELAETIDARVIIPRDSHHEIEIRAATLWATADLTEAVNANRADSMQLVIPEIDYRLWKAYHASFAPHHLTPTTMY
- the rbsK gene encoding ribokinase; this encodes MDGAGSIVVVGSMNIDMVAYCDRFPEDGETLVGSSYAQGFGGKGANQAVMAARLGATTRFVGCVGDDDLGRATIDNLDESGIDVSGIGVLAGHGTGVAPIWVNRDGTNRILIIPGANDALTPDHVTSHLAGLDRAAVVVGQLETPQDATLAAFEWARSHGATKVLNPAPAADLDDRLLAATDWLIPNETEFALLTGDAPTEAAVERWAQEWGCGFVVTLGADGVIVADGSNAPWREAARQVRVVDTTGAGDAFVGGFAAGLAAGMLIRGCVSLGGACGSLSTTRQGTQSSYPDRAEVADLGVSVPVW
- a CDS encoding ABC transporter ATP-binding protein encodes the protein MLRAVGLTVSYGTTRAVDSVDVSIGSGEIVAVMGRSGSGKSTLLHTLAGIRRPDAGQVWYRDQRVDTMADRGRTTLRRTEFGFVFQHGQLIPELTAMENVALPLLLNRSTRRAAYATAAAWIDRLGIAEQAHSLPAQLSGGETQRVAIARAMTIEPAVVFADEPTGSLDSLNAALVMSELASLAAENGTAVLVVTHDAPTAAVAGRCISLSDGRVIEQ